One genomic segment of Zerene cesonia ecotype Mississippi chromosome 27, Zerene_cesonia_1.1, whole genome shotgun sequence includes these proteins:
- the LOC119837280 gene encoding alpha-(1,3)-fucosyltransferase C-like: protein MMLGQKVFIKQKCSHINCYISYDENLLKEDHRNFDAVVFKGRNIINYVASEINITRSPEQLYIFNSLDSSEVYPVCNKMFDNFFNWTWTYKLNSDVVHPFFNIYDINNKIVGPKIELNWTRKMDHTDKFKSKMRNKTRAVAWIITKCRLKVKHEEFIKELKKELQFYNYTLDVFGPCGDKKCPKRSKKGCHSLIEKEYFFQMVIEETFAEDYVTERLVRAMNQIAIPIVMGGSNFNRFLPPGSYINAQSFDMKKLGAIIDYLIKKPSTYEYFFDWKNHYYYMARQRSNMCELCTKLNERTNMTAPKTYPKFRTCTVSNIIY from the exons ATGATGTTGGGACAGAAagtttttatcaaacaaaaatgcTCGCATATTAATTGCTACATTTCATATGatgagaatttattaaaagaggATCATAGAAATTTTGATGCGGTAGTTTTTAAAggaagaaatattataaattatgttgcaagtgaaataaatataacacgaTCTCCCgaacaattatacatatttaactcTTTAGATTCTTCAGAAGTGTATCCTGTCTGTAACAAAATGTTTGACAACTTTTTCAACTGGACGTGGACTTACAAGCTCAATTCGGATGTAGTGCAtccttttttcaatatttatgatatcaataataaaatagttggTCCGAAAATAGAACTTAATTGGACAAGAAAAATGGATCACACGGATAAATTCAAAAGTAAAATGCGCAATAAAACCAGAGCGGTGGCGTGgattataacaaaatgtagATTAAAAGTTAAGCACGAAGAGTTTATAAAAGAGTTGAAAAAAGAACtgcagttttataattatacattagaCGTATTCGGACCATGCGGCGATAAAAAGTGTCCCAAAAGAAGCAAAAAGGGATGCCatagtttaatagaaaaagaatACTTCTTTCAAATGGTTATAGAAGAAACATTCGCTGAAGATTATGTTACGGAAAGATTGGTTAGAGCTATGAATCAAATCGCTATACCGATTGTAATGGGCGGCTCGAATTTTAACAG ATTTTTGCCCCCTGGCTCTTACATCAACGCACAATCATTTGACATGAAGAAACTTGGTGCAATTATTGACTACCTGATCAAAAAACCGTCAACGTATGAGTATTTCTTTGATTGGAAGAACCACTACTATTATATGGCAAGGCAAAGGTCAAATATGTGTGAGCtgtgtacaaaattaaatgaacgTACCAATATGACTGCTCCAAAAACATACCCGAAATTCAGGACTTG CACGGTATCAAATATCATTTACTAA